A stretch of Glandiceps talaboti chromosome 18, keGlaTala1.1, whole genome shotgun sequence DNA encodes these proteins:
- the LOC144448912 gene encoding matrix metalloproteinase-14-like, translating to MATVIKSSSLFMLLVICVTVRYIHASPSQQAQGVDFLRRYGYLPMPDLQSGQLNTKDELQDAIIIMQRFANLPETGELDSDTLAMMGKARCGVPDMMGTAESARKRRYAHTGSKWDHNDLTYRIENFTPDLDPEDTRRTIRKAFDFWQDASALTFTEIYDYQYEPDIRIQFVRGYHGDAGPFDGPGGTLAHAYFPGKGIGGDCHFDDDEAFTINTYEGINLEYVATHEFGHSLGLGHSSSPGALMGPYYQGYNPHFQLPDDDRIGIQSLYGPNRDYTQAPNMPDPTNAPDDPMNPTMEPCSSGFDAIGSIRGEIFFFKENVFWRLREKGRALTGYPHPNENFWYDLPSGVNAVYERYDHRIVFLKDSHYYIYSTNYQDPGYPQYISNIGLPRNIDAALVWGNNGKTFFFKGKKYWRYDEVNHKVDPGYPKLISEHWTGIPNNLNAAFEWKDGYTYFFKGDDYWQFNSNTMKVEPGYPRNAARDWLGCNRIVKGEEELEDGESGPVYSSAVNTKVTAPIVIFITSVLVLIL from the exons GATTTCCTCCGTCGTTATGGGTATCTTCCAATGCCTGACTTGCAGTCTGGTCAGCTGAACACGAAAGATGAATTGCAAGATGCCATTATTATTATGCAAAGGTTTGCTAACCTACCTGAAACCGGTGAGCTCGATTCTGACACTCTAGCTATGATGGGAAAAGCAAGATGTGGTGTGCCGGATATGATGGGAACCGCAGAAAGTGCGAGGAAGAGAAGATACGCCCATACCGGTAGCAAATGGGACCACAACGATCTTACATACAG AATTGAAAATTTCACGCCCGATTTGGACCCAGAAGACACGAGACGTACAATTCGTAAGGCTTTCGATTTCTGGCAGGATGCCAGTGCTCTGACCTTCACTGAAATATATGACTACCAGTATGAACCAGATATCAGAATACAGTTTGTAAGGGGTTACCACGGTGATGCAGGACCCTTTGATGGACCGGGAGGAACTTTGGCGCATGCGTACTTTCCTGGTAAAGGCATTGGTGGAGATTGCCATTTTGATGACGATGAGGCATTCACTATTAACACTTATGAAG GTATCAACCTGGAGTACGTTGCAACCCACGAATTTGGTCACAGTCTTGGTCTTGGCCACTCTTCAAGCCCCGGTGCTTTAATGGGTCCTTACTACCAGGGTTACAATCCACACTTCCAGCTACCAGATGATGATAGAATCGGAATTCAATCTCTATATG GTCCTAACCGTGATTACACTCAAGCACCAAACATGCCAGATCCCACCAATGCACCTGATGATCCAATGAATCCAACGATGGAACCATGTTCGTCGGGTTTCGACGCTATTGGCAGTATACGAGGAGAAATTTTCTTCTTCAAG GAAAATGTCTTCTGGAGACTACGGGAAAAGGGGAGAGCTTTGACTGGATATCCCCATCCCAATGAAAACTTCTGGTATGATTTACCATCCGGAGTTAACGCTGTGTACGAGCGATATGACCACAGGATAGTATTTCTGAAAG ATTctcattattatatatacagtaccAATTATCAGGACCCTGGCTATCCACAATACATCAGTAACATAGGATTACCACGCAATATTGACGCCGCATTAGTGTGGGGTAACAACGGCAAAACGTTCTTCTTCAAGGGCAAGAAATACTGGAGATATGACGAGGTCAACCATAAAGTCGATCCTGGCTATCCTAAACTGATATCCGAGCATTGGACTGGAATTCCAAACAACCTTAATGCGGCGTTCGAATGGAAAGACG GATACACATACTTCTTCAAAGGTGACGATTACTGGCAGTTCAACTCCAACACGATGAAAGTGGAACCGGGCTACCCACGTAACGCTGCTCGCGATTGGTTGGGTTGTAACAGAATAGTGAAAGGAGAAGAAGAACTCGAAGACGGCGAATCTGGACCAGTCTATTCGTCTGCCGTCAACACTAAAGTGACGGCTCCCATCGTCATCTTTATCACATCAGTATTAGTTCTCATTCTTTAA